The following are encoded in a window of Castanea sativa cultivar Marrone di Chiusa Pesio chromosome 5, ASM4071231v1 genomic DNA:
- the LOC142634715 gene encoding putative F-box protein At1g47300 produces MDAVRCSLWWPCSRSHSLFQPPSIDDLPDCVLSEILILLPQKSIIQCKCVSQRWCSLISSPSFAYFVNSRFHASTLLQRPSTLLFSYNNHGKKNKMVLVTSEEPEFKSLASLIHQYYNTNSFVSDDIAQASCHDLLLCYENVFVADDDGGSRPMTVYYVLNPITRQSVALPPLRRSRSARIGFIFSRKKERQSSYRVMRIPKFKG; encoded by the coding sequence ATGGATGCTGTGCGATGCTCTCTGTGGTGGCCATGCTCTCgctctcactctctttttcaaCCTCCGTCAATAGATGATCTTCCCGACTGTGTGTTGAGTGAAATCTTGATCCTGCTGCCTCAGAAATCAATAATTCAATGCAAGTGTGTCTCACAGCGATGGTGCTCTCTAatctcttctccttctttcgCTTACTTTGTTAACAGCAGGTTCCACGCCTCCACACTTTTGCAGCGACCCTCTACCTTGCTCTTCAGCTACAACAATCATGGTAAAAAGAATAAGATGGTCCTAGTGACATCAGAGGAACCCGAATTCAAATCTCTAGCCTCTTTAATACATCAATATTATAATACTAACAGCTTCGTTTCGGATGACATTGCTCAAGCCTCGTGTCATGACTTGCTTTTATGCTACGAAAATGTGTTCGTGGCCGATGATGATGGGGGGTCTCGTCCTATGACTGTGTACTACGTGCTAAATCCAATTACAAGGCAATCAGTCGCGCTTCCTCCCCTACGTCGTAGTAGAAGTGCTCGGATTGGATTCATCTTCAGCCGTAAGAAAGAGCGGCAATCCAGTTATAGGGTGATGCGCATTCCTAAATTTAAGGGTTAA